The following proteins come from a genomic window of Chloroflexota bacterium:
- a CDS encoding VCBS repeat-containing protein, which yields WGKSGDVPVSGDLDGDGKMDPVLWRPSNGTWYALKSSAGYAYASSFTRTWGKNGDIAL from the coding sequence CTGGGGCAAGAGTGGCGATGTGCCGGTAAGCGGAGACCTGGATGGCGACGGGAAGATGGACCCGGTGCTCTGGCGGCCCAGCAACGGCACCTGGTACGCTCTGAAGTCCTCTGCCGGGTACGCTTATGCTAGCAGTTTCACCCGCACCTGGGGCAAGAACGGGGACATCGCGTTGTAA